The following are from one region of the Lytechinus pictus isolate F3 Inbred chromosome 4, Lp3.0, whole genome shotgun sequence genome:
- the LOC129259212 gene encoding E3 ubiquitin-protein ligase XIAP-like isoform X2, producing the protein MSAAVCLQFNGQRQSLKSILCEIKSDLYTMKEGVEIMELHKKFYDEADCHGPASMHSSEPRTLPDGRICIDKLGSRGSRSGMNKEVNRLATFQNWPENSPVNYSHLARAGFYFTGLRDVVKCFFCGGEVEGWEYGDTAMGEHKKHFPDCEFVNGRTTSNISLLELNERPELERKLSSKIEQSQRDIERRAKEKEAMLERSDPSEMKKDLVRPNSAGSSFSAMSEQMEEEEESSATLFGKYNQEHVRLQSFKNWPRTSPIEPRDLAKAGFYYVGQDDSVQCFACFGQISRWKPCDVPAVEHKTHFPNCPFVQGLDVGNLPISTPPVMHVGMAPPIRSYSTPGPSPDQLRAGQFLQQQRNLRASMGPLNNCKHPNFVQEDARLGTFRNWPGKLGYHHVTPRVLAKAGFYYSGLVDECKCFYCDGGLKNWEPTDEPWTEHAKWFPRCEWLIQQRGQAFITHVQQVNPPPISSPLSFSDPPIGREEPYSQVQPPHSFHTSYQERQPLPSPPLNWSNKEMTIEEEKEAALREYESRHREPEAAAEFNFRQKTKKLEEAEPSDLKSKLADEMSNTASSIDNFMESPTAQMAVEMGYHTDLIRYVVTKHFKKTGKEFSSADDLLESIWEAQGQGIDPTLSVGKAVGGQDLDYLRKPPKDLESAAAMPSSIVEIQALKLAGLSIHDDDEPAPRRNQSLKTVAPVTHIGSLKPQTSVSSSESSVLDKQLCKICLDNELSTVFLPCKHLATCSECAARVTECPMCRQPIIDSLTVYMP; encoded by the exons ATGTCAGCTGCTGTGTGTCTACAGTTTAATGGCCAGAGACAGTCATTGAAGTCTATCCTCTGTGAAATTAAATCTGATTTATACACCATGAAAGAGGGTGTGGAAATCATGGAACTTCATAAAAAGTTTTATGATGAAGCTGACTGTCACGGACCTGCGTCTATGCATTCTAGTGAACCTAGGACTCTTCCGGACGGAAGGATTTGCATAGACAAATTGGGAAGTAGAGGCTCTAGAAGTGGAATGAACAAAGAAGTCAATAGGCTGGCAACGTTTCAGAACTGGCCAGAAAACTCTCCAGTGAATTATTCACATCTTGCAAGGGCAGGGTTTTACTTTACTGGTTTGAGGGATGTAGTGAAATGCTTCTTTTGTGGAGGTGAAGTAGAAGGATGGGAATATGGGGACACAGCTATGGGGGAACATAAAAAACACTTTCCGGATTGTGAATTTGTAAATGGAAGGACTACTAGCAACATATCGCTGTTGGAGTTGAATGAGAGACCGGAGTTAGAAAGGAAACTGAGCAGTAAGATTGAACAGTCACAAAGAGATATTGAAAGACGAGCAAAGGAAAAAGAAGCAATGTTAGAAAGAAGTGACCCTAGTGAAATGAAGAAAGATTTAGTAAGGCCTAATTCTGCAGGCAGTAGTTTTTCAGCAATGAGTGAACAAatggaagaggaggaagaatcATCAGCTACATTGTTTGGAAAATACAACCAGGAACATGTTCGTTTGCAGTCATTTAAAAATTGGCCTAGGACGAGTCCCATAGAGCCAAGAGATTTAGCCAAGGCTGGATTTTACTATGTTGGGCAGGACGATTctgttcaatgttttgcttgttttgGTCAAATAAGTAGATGGAAACCATGTGATGTACCCGCAGTAGAACACAAAACACATTTCCCAAACTGCCCTTTTGTGCAAGGTTTGGATGTAGGGAATTTACCTATTTCAACTCCACCAGTGATGCATGTGGGTATGGCGCCGCCAATCCGAAGTTACTCAACGCCTGGACCCAGTCCAGATCAGTTAAGAGCTGGTCAATTTCTGCAGCAGCAGAGGAACCTGAGGGCGTCTATGGGACCATTGAATAATTGCAAACATCCTAATTTTGTGCAGGAAGATGCAAGGTTAGGAACCTTTAGGAATTGGCCGGGAAAGCTTGGCTATCATCATGTGACTCCGCGTGTTCTTGCCAAGGCTGGGTTCTATTACTCAG GATTAGTTGATGAGTGTAAATGCTTCTATTGCGATGGAGGACTTAAGAACTGGGAACCTACAGATGAACCATGGACGGAACATGCCAAATGGTTTCCAAGATGTGAATGGCTTATTCAACAACGAGGGCAGGCTTTTATTACTCACGTGCAGCAGGTCAACCCTCCACCTATCAGCTCA CCTCTATCGTTCAGTGATCCTCCTATTGGAAGAGAAGAGCCATACTCTCAGGTCCAACCACCACACAGCTTCCACACTTCATACCAAGAAAGACAACCTCTACCCTCTCCACCCTTGAACTGGTCAAACAAAGAGATGACCAttgaggaagagaaagaagcaGCTTTGAGGGAGTATGAATCCAGGCACAGGGAACCAGAAGCTGCAGCTGAATTCAACTTCAGACAGAAGACAAAGAAGCTTGAGGAAGCAGAACCATCTGATTTGAAATCAAAGCTTGCAGATGAGATGAGTAATACTGCTT CGTCCATTGATAATTTCATGGAGAGCCCTACCGCTCAGATGGCTGTTGAGATGGGTTACCACACTGATCTGATCCGCTATGTCGTAACCAAACACTTCAAGAAGACTGGTAAAGAATTCTCATCAGCTGATGATCTTCTTGAATCAATCTGGGAAGCACAAGGTCAAGGGATTGATCCTACTCTATCTGTAGGCAAGGCTGTAGGAGGTCAGGATCTAGATTATCTTAGGAAACCACCCAAGGACCTGGAGAGTGCCGCAGCAATGCCATCAAGCATTGTCGAAATTCAG GCATTGAAGCTTGCCGGATTGAGcatccatgatgatgatgagccGGCTCCAAGAAGAAACCAATCTCTTAAAACTGTTGCACCAGTCACTCATATTGGGAGCCTGAAACCACAAACTT CTGTATCCAGTTCTGAGTCGAGTGTTCTTGATAAGCAGCTTTGCAAGATCTGTTTGGATAATGAACTCAGTACGGTATTTCTACCATGTAAACATCTTGCTACATGTAGTGAGTGTGCAGCTAGGGTTACTGAGTGCCCTATGTGTAGACAACCAATCATTGATTCATTAACAGTTTACATGCCATGA
- the LOC129259212 gene encoding E3 ubiquitin-protein ligase XIAP-like isoform X1, with product MSAAVCLQFNGQRQSLKSILCEIKSDLYTMKEGVEIMELHKKFYDEADCHGPASMHSSEPRTLPDGRICIDKLGSRGSRSGMNKEVNRLATFQNWPENSPVNYSHLARAGFYFTGLRDVVKCFFCGGEVEGWEYGDTAMGEHKKHFPDCEFVNGRTTSNISLLELNERPELERKLSSKIEQSQRDIERRAKEKEAMLERSDPSEMKKDLVRPNSAGSSFSAMSEQMEEEEESSATLFGKYNQEHVRLQSFKNWPRTSPIEPRDLAKAGFYYVGQDDSVQCFACFGQISRWKPCDVPAVEHKTHFPNCPFVQGLDVGNLPISTPPVMHVGMAPPIRSYSTPGPSPDQLRAGQFLQQQRNLRASMGPLNNCKHPNFVQEDARLGTFRNWPGKLGYHHVTPRVLAKAGFYYSGLVDECKCFYCDGGLKNWEPTDEPWTEHAKWFPRCEWLIQQRGQAFITHVQQVNPPPISSGNKTTTQVKNEPDYAETDHHYYVKPLSFSDPPIGREEPYSQVQPPHSFHTSYQERQPLPSPPLNWSNKEMTIEEEKEAALREYESRHREPEAAAEFNFRQKTKKLEEAEPSDLKSKLADEMSNTASSIDNFMESPTAQMAVEMGYHTDLIRYVVTKHFKKTGKEFSSADDLLESIWEAQGQGIDPTLSVGKAVGGQDLDYLRKPPKDLESAAAMPSSIVEIQALKLAGLSIHDDDEPAPRRNQSLKTVAPVTHIGSLKPQTSVSSSESSVLDKQLCKICLDNELSTVFLPCKHLATCSECAARVTECPMCRQPIIDSLTVYMP from the exons ATGTCAGCTGCTGTGTGTCTACAGTTTAATGGCCAGAGACAGTCATTGAAGTCTATCCTCTGTGAAATTAAATCTGATTTATACACCATGAAAGAGGGTGTGGAAATCATGGAACTTCATAAAAAGTTTTATGATGAAGCTGACTGTCACGGACCTGCGTCTATGCATTCTAGTGAACCTAGGACTCTTCCGGACGGAAGGATTTGCATAGACAAATTGGGAAGTAGAGGCTCTAGAAGTGGAATGAACAAAGAAGTCAATAGGCTGGCAACGTTTCAGAACTGGCCAGAAAACTCTCCAGTGAATTATTCACATCTTGCAAGGGCAGGGTTTTACTTTACTGGTTTGAGGGATGTAGTGAAATGCTTCTTTTGTGGAGGTGAAGTAGAAGGATGGGAATATGGGGACACAGCTATGGGGGAACATAAAAAACACTTTCCGGATTGTGAATTTGTAAATGGAAGGACTACTAGCAACATATCGCTGTTGGAGTTGAATGAGAGACCGGAGTTAGAAAGGAAACTGAGCAGTAAGATTGAACAGTCACAAAGAGATATTGAAAGACGAGCAAAGGAAAAAGAAGCAATGTTAGAAAGAAGTGACCCTAGTGAAATGAAGAAAGATTTAGTAAGGCCTAATTCTGCAGGCAGTAGTTTTTCAGCAATGAGTGAACAAatggaagaggaggaagaatcATCAGCTACATTGTTTGGAAAATACAACCAGGAACATGTTCGTTTGCAGTCATTTAAAAATTGGCCTAGGACGAGTCCCATAGAGCCAAGAGATTTAGCCAAGGCTGGATTTTACTATGTTGGGCAGGACGATTctgttcaatgttttgcttgttttgGTCAAATAAGTAGATGGAAACCATGTGATGTACCCGCAGTAGAACACAAAACACATTTCCCAAACTGCCCTTTTGTGCAAGGTTTGGATGTAGGGAATTTACCTATTTCAACTCCACCAGTGATGCATGTGGGTATGGCGCCGCCAATCCGAAGTTACTCAACGCCTGGACCCAGTCCAGATCAGTTAAGAGCTGGTCAATTTCTGCAGCAGCAGAGGAACCTGAGGGCGTCTATGGGACCATTGAATAATTGCAAACATCCTAATTTTGTGCAGGAAGATGCAAGGTTAGGAACCTTTAGGAATTGGCCGGGAAAGCTTGGCTATCATCATGTGACTCCGCGTGTTCTTGCCAAGGCTGGGTTCTATTACTCAG GATTAGTTGATGAGTGTAAATGCTTCTATTGCGATGGAGGACTTAAGAACTGGGAACCTACAGATGAACCATGGACGGAACATGCCAAATGGTTTCCAAGATGTGAATGGCTTATTCAACAACGAGGGCAGGCTTTTATTACTCACGTGCAGCAGGTCAACCCTCCACCTATCAGCTCA GGAAATAAAACTACAACCCAAGTCAAGAATGAGCCGGATTACGCTGAGAcagatcatcattattatgttaAG CCTCTATCGTTCAGTGATCCTCCTATTGGAAGAGAAGAGCCATACTCTCAGGTCCAACCACCACACAGCTTCCACACTTCATACCAAGAAAGACAACCTCTACCCTCTCCACCCTTGAACTGGTCAAACAAAGAGATGACCAttgaggaagagaaagaagcaGCTTTGAGGGAGTATGAATCCAGGCACAGGGAACCAGAAGCTGCAGCTGAATTCAACTTCAGACAGAAGACAAAGAAGCTTGAGGAAGCAGAACCATCTGATTTGAAATCAAAGCTTGCAGATGAGATGAGTAATACTGCTT CGTCCATTGATAATTTCATGGAGAGCCCTACCGCTCAGATGGCTGTTGAGATGGGTTACCACACTGATCTGATCCGCTATGTCGTAACCAAACACTTCAAGAAGACTGGTAAAGAATTCTCATCAGCTGATGATCTTCTTGAATCAATCTGGGAAGCACAAGGTCAAGGGATTGATCCTACTCTATCTGTAGGCAAGGCTGTAGGAGGTCAGGATCTAGATTATCTTAGGAAACCACCCAAGGACCTGGAGAGTGCCGCAGCAATGCCATCAAGCATTGTCGAAATTCAG GCATTGAAGCTTGCCGGATTGAGcatccatgatgatgatgagccGGCTCCAAGAAGAAACCAATCTCTTAAAACTGTTGCACCAGTCACTCATATTGGGAGCCTGAAACCACAAACTT CTGTATCCAGTTCTGAGTCGAGTGTTCTTGATAAGCAGCTTTGCAAGATCTGTTTGGATAATGAACTCAGTACGGTATTTCTACCATGTAAACATCTTGCTACATGTAGTGAGTGTGCAGCTAGGGTTACTGAGTGCCCTATGTGTAGACAACCAATCATTGATTCATTAACAGTTTACATGCCATGA